In Pongo abelii isolate AG06213 chromosome 5, NHGRI_mPonAbe1-v2.0_pri, whole genome shotgun sequence, a single genomic region encodes these proteins:
- the LOC100442956 gene encoding HLA class II histocompatibility antigen, DQ alpha 2 chain, whose protein sequence is MILNKALMLGALTLTTVMSPCGGEDIVADHVASYGVNFYQSYGPSGQYTHEFDGDEEFYVDLETKETVWQLPMFSKFISFDPQSALRNMAVGKHTLEFMIKQSNSTAATNEVPEVTVFSKFPVTLGQPNTLICLVDNIFPPVVNITWLSNGHSVTEGVSETSFLSKSDHSFFKISYLTFLPSADEIYDCKVEHWGLEEPLLKHWEPEIPAPMSELTETVVCALGLSAGLMGIVVGTVFIIQGLCSVGASRHQGLL, encoded by the exons ATGATTCTAAACAAAGCTCTGATGCTGGGGGCCCTCACCCTGACCACCGTGATGAGCCCCTGTGGAGGTGAAGACATTGTGG CTGACCATGTTGCCTCCTATGGTGTGAACTTCTACCAGTCTTACGGTCCCTCTGGCCAGTACACCCATGAATTTGATGGAGACGAGGAGTTCTACGTGGACCTGGAGACGAAGGAGACCGTCTGGCAGTTGCCTATGTTTAGCAAATTTATAAGTTTTGACCCGCAGAGTGCACTGAGAAATATGGCTGTGGGAAAACACACCTTGGAATTCATGATTAAACAGTCCAACTCTACTGCTGCCACCAATG AGGTTCCTGAGGTCACAGTGTTTTCCAAGTTTCCCGTGACGCTGGGTCAGCCCAACACCCTCATCTGTCTTGTGGACAACATCTTTCCTCCTGTGGTCAACATCACATGGCTGAGCAATGGGCACTCAGTCACAGAAGGTGTTTCTGAGACCAGCTTCCTCTCCAAGAGTGATCATTCCTTCTTCAAGATCAGTTACCTCACCTTCCTCCCTTCTGCTGATGAGATTTATGACTGCAAGGTGGAGCACTGGGGCCTGGAAGAGCCTCTTCTGAAACACTGGG AGCCTGAGATTCCAGCCCCTATGTCAGAGCTCACAGAGACCGTGGTCTGCGCCCTGGGGTTGTCTGCGGGCCTcatgggcattgtggtgggcactGTCTTCATCATCCAAGGCCTGTGTTCAGTTGGTGCTTCCAGACACCAAGGGCTCTTGTGA
- the LOC100442586 gene encoding HLA class II histocompatibility antigen, DQ beta 2 chain isoform X2: MSWKMALQIPGGFWAAAVTAMLVMLSTPVAEARDFPKDFLVQFKGMCYFTNGTERVRGVARYIYNREEYGRFDSDVGEFRAVTELGRSIEDWNNYKDFLEQERAAVDKVCRHNYEAELRTTLQRRVEPTVTISPSRTEALNHHNLLVCSVTDFYPAQIKVQWFRNDQEETAGVVSTSLIRNGDWTFQILVMLEMTPQRGDVYTCHVEHPSLQSPITVEWRPRGLPPAGLLH; this comes from the exons ATGTCTTGGAAGATGGCTCTGCAGATCCCTGGAGGCTTTTGGGCAGCAGCTGTGACCGCGATGCTGGTGATGCTGAGCACCCCAGTGGCTGAGGCCAGAGACTTTCCCA AGGATTTCTTGGTCCAGTTTAAGGGCATGTGCTACTTCACCAACGGGACAGAGCGCGTGCGGGGTGTGGCCAGATACATCTATAACCGCGAGGAGTACGGGCGCTTCGACAGCGACGTTGGGGAGTTCCGGGCGGTGACCGAGCTGGGGCGGAGCATCGAGGACTGGAACAACTATAAGGACTTCTTGGAGCAGGAGCGGGCCGCGGTGGATAAGGTGTGCAGACACAACTACGAGGCGGAGCTACGCACGACCTTGCAGCGGCGAG TGGAGCCCACAGTGACCATCTCCCCATCCAGGACAGAGGCCCTCAACCACCACAACCTGCTGGTCTGCTCGGTGACAGATTTCTATCCAGCCCAGATCAAAGTCCAGTGGTTTCGGAATGACCAGGAGGAGACAGCTGGCGTTGTGTCCACCTCCCTCATTAGGAACGGTGACTGGACCTTCCAGATCCTGGTGATGCTGGAAATGACTCCCCAGCGTGGAGACGTCTATACCTGCCACGTGGAgcaccccagcctccagagccccATCACTGTGGAGTGGC GACCTCGAGGGCTTCCACCAGCGG GGCTCCTGCACTGA
- the LOC100442586 gene encoding HLA class II histocompatibility antigen, DQ beta 2 chain isoform X1 gives MSWKMALQIPGGFWAAAVTAMLVMLSTPVAEARDFPKDFLVQFKGMCYFTNGTERVRGVARYIYNREEYGRFDSDVGEFRAVTELGRSIEDWNNYKDFLEQERAAVDKVCRHNYEAELRTTLQRRVEPTVTISPSRTEALNHHNLLVCSVTDFYPAQIKVQWFRNDQEETAGVVSTSLIRNGDWTFQILVMLEMTPQRGDVYTCHVEHPSLQSPITVEWRAQSESAQSKMLSGAGGFVLGLIFLGLGLIIRHRGQKGLLH, from the exons ATGTCTTGGAAGATGGCTCTGCAGATCCCTGGAGGCTTTTGGGCAGCAGCTGTGACCGCGATGCTGGTGATGCTGAGCACCCCAGTGGCTGAGGCCAGAGACTTTCCCA AGGATTTCTTGGTCCAGTTTAAGGGCATGTGCTACTTCACCAACGGGACAGAGCGCGTGCGGGGTGTGGCCAGATACATCTATAACCGCGAGGAGTACGGGCGCTTCGACAGCGACGTTGGGGAGTTCCGGGCGGTGACCGAGCTGGGGCGGAGCATCGAGGACTGGAACAACTATAAGGACTTCTTGGAGCAGGAGCGGGCCGCGGTGGATAAGGTGTGCAGACACAACTACGAGGCGGAGCTACGCACGACCTTGCAGCGGCGAG TGGAGCCCACAGTGACCATCTCCCCATCCAGGACAGAGGCCCTCAACCACCACAACCTGCTGGTCTGCTCGGTGACAGATTTCTATCCAGCCCAGATCAAAGTCCAGTGGTTTCGGAATGACCAGGAGGAGACAGCTGGCGTTGTGTCCACCTCCCTCATTAGGAACGGTGACTGGACCTTCCAGATCCTGGTGATGCTGGAAATGACTCCCCAGCGTGGAGACGTCTATACCTGCCACGTGGAgcaccccagcctccagagccccATCACTGTGGAGTGGC GGGCTCAGTCTGAATCTGCCCAGAGCAAGATGCTGAGTGGCGCTGGAGGCTTCGTGCTGGGGCTGATCTTCCTCGGGTTGGGCCTTATCATCCGTCACAGGGGTCAGAAAG GGCTCCTGCACTGA
- the LOC100442586 gene encoding HLA class II histocompatibility antigen, DQ beta 2 chain isoform X3 yields the protein MSWKMALQIPGGFWAAAVTAMLVMLSTPVAEARDFPKDFLVQFKGMCYFTNGTERVRGVARYIYNREEYGRFDSDVGEFRAVTELGRSIEDWNNYKDFLEQERAAVDKVCRHNYEAELRTTLQRRVEPTVTISPSRTEALNHHNLLVCSVTDFYPAQIKVQWFRNDQEETAGVVSTSLIRNGDWTFQILVMLEMTPQRGDVYTCHVEHPSLQSPITVEWRAQSESAQSKMLSGAGGFVLGLIFLGLGLIIRHRGQKGPRGLPPAGNISAVIQLGERAQA from the exons ATGTCTTGGAAGATGGCTCTGCAGATCCCTGGAGGCTTTTGGGCAGCAGCTGTGACCGCGATGCTGGTGATGCTGAGCACCCCAGTGGCTGAGGCCAGAGACTTTCCCA AGGATTTCTTGGTCCAGTTTAAGGGCATGTGCTACTTCACCAACGGGACAGAGCGCGTGCGGGGTGTGGCCAGATACATCTATAACCGCGAGGAGTACGGGCGCTTCGACAGCGACGTTGGGGAGTTCCGGGCGGTGACCGAGCTGGGGCGGAGCATCGAGGACTGGAACAACTATAAGGACTTCTTGGAGCAGGAGCGGGCCGCGGTGGATAAGGTGTGCAGACACAACTACGAGGCGGAGCTACGCACGACCTTGCAGCGGCGAG TGGAGCCCACAGTGACCATCTCCCCATCCAGGACAGAGGCCCTCAACCACCACAACCTGCTGGTCTGCTCGGTGACAGATTTCTATCCAGCCCAGATCAAAGTCCAGTGGTTTCGGAATGACCAGGAGGAGACAGCTGGCGTTGTGTCCACCTCCCTCATTAGGAACGGTGACTGGACCTTCCAGATCCTGGTGATGCTGGAAATGACTCCCCAGCGTGGAGACGTCTATACCTGCCACGTGGAgcaccccagcctccagagccccATCACTGTGGAGTGGC GGGCTCAGTCTGAATCTGCCCAGAGCAAGATGCTGAGTGGCGCTGGAGGCTTCGTGCTGGGGCTGATCTTCCTCGGGTTGGGCCTTATCATCCGTCACAGGGGTCAGAAAG GACCTCGAGGGCTTCCACCAGCGGGTAATATTTCAGCCGTGATCCAGTTGGGGGAGAGGGCACAGGCATAA